Proteins encoded in a region of the Elaeis guineensis isolate ETL-2024a chromosome 7, EG11, whole genome shotgun sequence genome:
- the LOC105049056 gene encoding pentatricopeptide repeat-containing protein At1g30610, chloroplastic: MTMTNGQIDVFNLKGNRVFFSGSSLNSCSGHGFLIPGRPVSSITLNSLRVTKSWDFDVRKPKLRVANALANGEIEAHSTPGRLLEDEFKFNPTFNDYVKVMESVKMDRSHKLIGDLDEYSSKKRSTGKDAMGAAGNKGKGRLVRLKEQPHNAAEDIDHEENKNGENANLAGGHIGRRTRNKESEDVRVSVKNKKRVVVQSGSGGGGWGLVEGLLEKKNVQRSDDKSRSKLDDNGSGNDSKEKGDHSLLRKINGDAMEAGKNGSNATKMHGKIYVQPDKFVQGDTDDIDIEDRAAFKTFEVFTDVRNRPRVLRMEMEERIHELAKKLNATDVNMPEWKFSHMLHSAKIKFSDHSILRVVQILGAFGNWKRVLQVVQWLQSRERFKSYKSRYIYTTVLNVLGKAKKPIEALNIFYAMRQELSSYPDLAAYHCIAVTLGQAGLMKELFDVIDCMRDPPEKKFKLGPLQKWDPRLEPDLVVYNAVLNACVQQKQWEGAFWVLQQLKQEGIKPSNTTYGLVMEVMFACGKYNLVHEFFRKVKKSSIPGALNYKVLVNTLWKEGRIDEAVLAVKDMERRGVVGSASLYYDLARCLCSAGRCQEALLQINNICKVAKKPLVVTYTGLIQACLNSGSIENARYIFNQMHKFCSPNIVTCNIMLKSYIEHDMFKEAKDLFEKILDGSHHINSKTDLSHKVVPDKFTFNTMMEACAKTNNWHDFENVYQQMLNHGYHFDTRRHLHMVLGAFRAGKEQVLEMSWEHLIHFGRIPPPPIIKERFCIKLMEDEPMAAISCIDVHQEIEMDAFSKKSWLNLLKNKSSCLKKNTIVRLSHKLKDLIAETDHPHPVYHNLLNACTELDSHVTTFAELPNDQ, from the exons ATGACGATGACAAATGGACAAATCGATGTTTTTAATTTGAAGGGGAATCGGGTTTTCTTCTCCGGTTCTTCATTGAATTCTTGCTCTGGTCACGGGTTTTTGATTCCAGGGAGACCTGTTTCCAGTATCACCTTGAATTCTTTGAGGGTGACCAAAAGTTGGGATTTTGATGTGAGAAAACCCAAGCTCAGAGTGGCCAATGCTTTGGCGAATGGAGAGATTGAAGCCCATTCGACTCCTGGCCGGCTTCTCGAGGACGAGTTTAAGTTTAATCCCACATTCAATGATTATGTGAAGGTCATGGAGTCGGTTAAAATGGATAGGAGTCACAAATTGATTGGTGATTTGGATGAGTATAGCTCAAAGAAAAGATCAACAGGGAAGGATGCCATGGGAGCAGCTGGTAATAAAGGAAAGGGGAGGTTGGTTAGATTGAAGGAGCAACCGCATAATGCAGCAGAAGATATTGATCACGAGGAGAATAAAAATGGGGAGAATGCAAACTTGGCTGGAGGGCACATCGGTCGCAGAACAAGGAATAAGGAATCAGAAGATGTCAGGGTATCTGTAAAGAATAAAAAGCGTGTTGTTGTTCAAAGTGGCAGTGGTGGTGGTGGATGGGGTTTGGTGGAAGGGCttttggagaagaaaaatgtACAAAGAAGTGATGATAAGAGTAGAAGTAAGTTAGACGACAATGGAAGTGGTAATGATTCAAAGGAAAAAGGAGATCATAGTTTGTTGAGAAAGATTAATGGTGATGCTATGGAAGCAGGAAAAAATGGTTCTAACGCTACCAAGATGCATGGTAAAATTTATGTGCAGCCTGATAAGTTTGTTCAAGGTGATACTGATGACATTGATATTGAGGACAGAGCTGCCTTCAAGACTTTTGAGGTATTCACTGATGTCAGAAACAGGCCAAGAGTTTTGCGAATGGAAATggaagagagaattcatgagctAGCAAAGAA GTTGAATGCTACAGATGTAAATATGCCGGAGTGGAAATTCTCCCACATGTTGCATAGTGCAAAAATCAAATTCTCAGATCACTCTATCTTGAGGGTTGTCCAGATATTAGGTGCATTTGGGAACTGGAAGCGAGTGTTACAAGTTGTTCAATGGCTTCAATCGCGTGAAAGATTCAAGTCGTACAAGAGCAG ATATATTTACACAACTGTGCTTAATGTACTTGGGAAGGCGAAGAAACCTATTGAGGCACTGAACATTTTTTATGCTATGCGT CAAGAATTATCTTCATATCCTGACCTTGCAGCTTACCATTGTATTGCTGTCACACTTGGGCAAGCGGGTCTCATGAAAGAATTATTTGATGTCATTGATTGCATGCGTGATCCCCCAGAGAAGAAGTTTAAGCTGGGTCCTCTCCAGAAGTGGGATCCTCGGTTGGAACCAGACCTTGTTGTATACAATGCT GTTTTAAATGCTTGCGTTCAGCAGAAGCAATGGGAAGGAGCATTCTGGGTGTTGCAGCAGTTGAAGCAGGAGGGTATAAAGCCTTCAAATACAACATATGGCCTTGTCATGGAG GTGATGTTTGCATGTGGCAAGTACAACTTGGTGCATGAATTTTTCAGGAAAGTGAAGAAGTCTTCTATTCCTGGTGCTTTGAATTACAAAG TTCTTGTGAATACTCTATGGAAAGAAGGGAGAATAGATGAAGCTGTGCTAGCAGTAAAGGATATGGAAAGACGTGGGGTTGTAGGTTCAGCTAGTCTCTATTATGACCTTGCTCGTTGTCTTTGTAGTGCAGGAAGATGCCAAGAAGCACTACTTCAG ATCAACAATATTTGCAAGGTTGCAAAGAAGCCTTTAGTTGTGACATACACCGGACTGATTCAAGCCTGTCTGAACTCTGGAAGCATTGAAAATGCCAGATATATCTTTAATCAAATGCATAAATTTTGCTCACCCAACATTGTAACTTGCAACATCATGTTGAAATCATATATAGAGCATGACATGTTTAAAGAAGCAAAGGATCTGTTTGAGAAGATTTTGGATGGCAGCCATCATATTAACAGCAAAACTGATTTGAGTCACAAGGTTGTTCCAGATAAGTTTACATTCAATACCATGATGGAAGCATGTGCCAAAACAAACAATTGGCATGATTTTGAGAATGTGTATCAACAAATGCTAAATCATGGATACCACTTTGACACGAGAAGACATCTTCATATGGTGCTCGGTGCATTCAGAGCTGGAAAG GAGCAGGTACTGGAAATGTCATGGGAGCACCTGATTCATTTTGGTCGTATACCACCACCTCCTATCATCAAAGAAAggttttgcataaaattgatgGAAGATGAACCTATGGCAGCCATCTCTTGCATTGATGTCCATCAGGAGATTGAGATGGACGCATTCTCCAAGAAGTCATGGTTAAATCTACTCAAGAACAAATCCAGTTGCTTAAAAAAGAATACCATTGTTAGGTTATCTCATAAGCTGAAAGACCTTATTGCTGAAACTGATCACCCACACCCAGTGTACCACAATCTTTTGAATGCTTGTACAGAACTTGATTCCCATGTAACGACTTTTGCAGAGTTGCCCAATGATCAGTAA
- the LOC105049156 gene encoding putative UPF0481 protein At3g02645 yields MPSNQNHAFDEFQWVIHIRQVLEEEFDSDDEYPISITTVPKLLLCSKPENYIPQYIAIGPYHHHREELHDMERYKLSAAKRTQNQLSNLKFQNLVDLIAKLEHRIRAHYYRYLKYSGETLAWMMAIDASFLLEFLQIYSVNEGNTLQRFSSIMPHLMDSIRRASTHNMLLRDIIMLENQIPLFLLQAILEVQCSSSKIANEILYSMLVGFLKDLSPLKMIESSSCIDITEYSHLLEFFYYSIVPKTEEQIETSEETDHDEKSYESVRRIKQLVGATRDFISRRTRALVSAIIMFLMKLPWRIVSSLPILSILMQPVEHLLSFKMNQNSEPNNEYLNHSNTTPLLEEIVIPSVTELRNAGIKFSPTNGDLSTIDFNIRTAIFHLPVISLDDNSEVILRNLVAYEASVGSRPLVFSRYVELMNGIIDTMEDARLLRGGGIILNHLKSDQEVAELWNGMTRSIRLTRVRTLDKIIEDVNNYYCSRWRVKIRRFLKRYVVDSWECLVFLAIISFFLVMCMQVFCVTYGCAPWFHGK; encoded by the exons ATGCCTTCAAACCAGAACCATGCCTTTGATGAGTTCCAATGGGTCATTCACATCCGTCAAGTCCTTGAGGAGGAGTTTGACAGTGATGATGAGTATCCCATCTCTATCACCACTGTACCAAAACTGTTGCTTTGTAGTAAGCCAGAAAACTATATCCCTCAATACATTGCAATAGGCCCTTACCACCACCACCGTGAAGAACTCCATGACATGGAGAGATACAAGCTCTCTGCAGCCAAAAGAACTCAAAACCAGCTATCCAACCTCAAGTTTCAAAATCTTGTCGACCTCATcgccaagctcgagcatcggatTCGTGCTCATTATTATAG GTATCTCAAATATAGCGGGGAGACACTGGCGTGGATGATGGCGATCGATGCCTCGTTTCTGCTTGAATTTCTCCAAATTTATTCGGTCAATGAAGGCAACACCTTGCAAAGATTTTCCTCCATAATGCCTCATTTGATGGATTCTATTAGGAGGGCATCAACTCATAACATGCTACTTCGTGACATCATAATGCTAGAGAACCAGATCCCACTTTTTCTATTGCAAGCAATCTTAGAAGTCCAGTGCTCATCATCTAAAATTGCTAATGAAATATTATACTCTATGTTGGTTGGATTCTTAAAGGATCTGTCTCCTTTGAAGATGATAGAGAGCTCTTCATGCATCGATATCACAGAATACTCCCATTTGCTAGAGTTCTTCTACTATAGCATAGTCCCTAAAACTGAAGAACAAATTGAAACCAGTGAAGAAACTGATCATGATGAGAAATCATATGAGAGTGTTAGACGCATCAAACAGCTTGTTGGTGCAACTAGAGATTTCATCTCTCGCCGGACTAGAGCTTTAGTCTCTGCAATCATTATGTTCTTAATGAAGCTCCCATGGAGAATTGTATCGAGTCTGCCAATTCTCTCGATCCTAATGCAGCCCGTTGAGCACCTCCTCTCCTTCAAAATGAATCAAAACTCTGAACCAAACAATGAATATCTAAATCATAGTAATACTACACCATTGCTTGAAGAGATTGTGATCCCTTCAGTGACAGAACTCAGAAATGCAGGCATAAAATTTAGTCCCACTAATGGAGATCTATCAACAATTGATTTTAACATAAGGACTGCAATATTTCATCTACCAGTGATTAGTCTTGATGATAATTCTGAAGTCATTTTGAGGAATTTAGTAGCATATGAGGCTTCAGTTGgatcaagacctttagttttctCGCGATACGTCGAGCTAATGAATGGAATCATAGACACCATGGAGGATGCAAGGTTGTTAAGAGGAGGAGGAATTATATTAAACCATTTGAAGAGTGATCAAGAGGTTGCTGAGCTTTGGAATGGGATGACAAGATCGATCAGGCTAACAAGGGTCCGAACTTTAGATAAAATTATTGAAGATGTGAATAATTATTATTGCAGCAGGTGGAGGGTGAAGATAAGGAGGTTTTTGAAGAGATATGTAGTCGATTCATGGGAATGCCTTGTTTTCTTAGCTATTATTTCATTCTTCCTAGTTATGTGTATGCAGGTCTTTTGTGTCACCTATGGCTGTGCTCCATGGTTTCATGGTAAATGA